A stretch of Astyanax mexicanus isolate ESR-SI-001 chromosome 21, AstMex3_surface, whole genome shotgun sequence DNA encodes these proteins:
- the LOC125785633 gene encoding uncharacterized protein LOC125785633, protein MREMGRLMCSARRVTSLKKMEDLINPQTYMETVEAVRITCGFNNETNKFSVPSLANKLGNVLVKVSKLLKAQGLITDNKELVKNASEFQEVHREKWNEMISSAALRNIREAKWNVPTLMPFTEDVQKLHAYLSQVQDEWYNSLTESPCTKAWMELAKVCLTQIILFNRRREGEVASMPLSAYLSRDTTDPHEDVDWALSEVEKKLCRHFSRIIIRGKRGRPVPILLTPKMMSALELLVKQREACGVLKDNSYMFARPEAATHFRGSDCIRGFAKACGAKCPESLTSTRLRKHAATLSTVLNMTDTEMDQLANFLGHDIRIHREFYRLPEKTLQLAKISKVLVALEKGRLAEFQGKNLDEIGIDPDEKVQASDEEDGSIQEEICSSTPDELLAEETLPPAEREEMPPPPPPSKRYKPSSEVSTKNPSSKGKPLQKKTPWQQTEVQAVEKHMKRFITSCIVPGKADCEKCIRAEPEALKNREWQNVKFYVHNRIMSHKRKFQKKM, encoded by the exons ATGCGAGAAATGGGACGGCTCATGTGCAGTGCCAGGAGAGTCACCAGCTTGAAAAAAATGGAAGATCTGATAAATCCACAAACCTACATGGAGACTGTTGAAGCTGTTAGAATCACATGTGGGTTCAACAATGAAACAAACAAGTTCTCTGTTCCATCACTAGCAAACAAGCTTGGAAATGTCCTAGTTAAAGTAAGCAAACTCTTAAAAGCTCAGGGTTTGATCACAGATAACAAGGAGCTTGTGAAGAATGCCAGTGAGTTTCAAGAAGTTCATCGGGAGAAGTGGAATGAGATGATTTCATCTGCAGCCTTAAGGAACATCAGGGAAGCAAAGTGGAATGTGCCCACCCTAATGCCCTTTACCGAAGATGTCCAAAAACTGCATGCATATCTTAGTCAAGTGCAAGATGAGTGGTACAATTCACTCACAGAAAGTCCATGTACAAAGGCCTGGATGGAACTGGCAAAAGTGTGTCTGACCCAGATCATTCTTTTTAACCGACGCAGGGAAGGAGAGGTGGCAAGCATGCCGTTATCAGCATATTTATCTAGAGACACTACCGATCCACACGAGGATGTGGACTGGGCGCTCTCTGAAGTGGAAAAAAAACTCTGCAGACACTTCTCTAGGATCATCATCAGAGGAAAACGTGGTCGCCCAGTTCCAATTCTGTTGACTCCAAAAATGATGTCTGCTTTAGAACTCCTTGTTAAACAAAGAGAGGCTTGTGGAGTTCTAAAAGATAACAGTTACATGTTTGCAAGACCGGAAGCGGCAACACATTTCAGAGGTTCAGACTGCATTCGTGGCTTCGCGAAGGCATGTGGTGCGAAGTGTCCAGAGTCACTGACCTCAACCAGGCTGAGAAAGCATGCTGCAACCCTTTCAACGGTGCTAAACATGACAGACACAGAGATGGACCAACTAGCCAACTTCCTGGGACATGACATAAGAATCCATCGTGAGTTCTATCGACTCCCAGAAAAGACCCTGCAACTTGCCAAGATCAGCAAAGTTCTTGTGGCTCTCGAGAAAGGACGATTAGCTGAGTTTCAGGGCAAGAATTTGGATGAAATTGGCATAGATCCTgatg AAAAGGTTCAGGCCAGTGATGAGGAAGATGGAAGCATACAGGAGGAAATCTGCTCATCCACTCCTGATG aactatTGGCAGAAGAGACACTTCCTCCTGCAGAGAGGGAAGAAatgcctccaccaccaccaccctccaaGAGGTACAAACCATCATCAGAAGTCAGTACTAAAAATCCTTCATCCAAAG GTAAACCTTTGCAAAAGAAGACTCCATGGCAGCAGACAGAGGTGCAGGCAGTGGAAAAGCACATGAAGCGCTTCATTACATCTTGCATTGTTCCTGGAAAAGCTGACTGCGAAAAGTGCATAAGAGCTGAACCAGAAGCCCTTAAAAACAGGGAATGGCAGAATGTAAAATTTTATGTCCATAATCGCATTATGTCACACAAGAGGAAAttccagaaaaaaatgtaa